A genomic window from Sulfurimonas paralvinellae includes:
- a CDS encoding carbonic anhydrase, producing the protein MNLQEYAKGNELFRTYFKKNKESLLELVKSGQSPKALFIGCSDSRVIPDMMLQTNPGDLFVIRNVGNLVPPYKPDEDFHATASGIEYAVSVLKVQEIIICGHTHCGACEHLFEAIEDKSLIHTKKWLELGENAKKSAILSLGANAPKDELLRLTEKLSVINQIDNILTYPSVKKYFEDGSLHIHGWCYDIETGKIEYYNADTYEFLPLKELVLQN; encoded by the coding sequence GTGAATCTTCAAGAGTATGCAAAAGGCAATGAACTCTTTCGAACATACTTTAAAAAGAACAAAGAGTCCCTTCTTGAACTCGTAAAAAGCGGTCAATCACCAAAAGCCCTTTTTATCGGCTGTTCTGATTCGCGTGTCATTCCGGACATGATGCTCCAAACCAATCCCGGTGATCTTTTTGTCATCCGCAATGTTGGCAATCTTGTACCTCCCTATAAACCCGATGAAGATTTTCATGCAACGGCATCAGGCATTGAGTATGCAGTGAGTGTTTTGAAGGTACAGGAGATCATTATCTGTGGGCATACACACTGCGGTGCTTGCGAACATCTCTTTGAAGCTATTGAAGATAAATCTCTTATTCATACAAAAAAATGGCTTGAACTTGGTGAAAATGCAAAAAAATCAGCGATATTAAGTCTTGGTGCCAATGCACCTAAAGATGAACTGCTGCGTTTGACCGAAAAACTCTCAGTTATCAATCAAATTGACAATATACTAACGTATCCAAGTGTCAAAAAATATTTTGAAGATGGTTCTTTGCACATACATGGATGGTGTTATGACATAGAAACAGGTAAAATTGAGTATTACAATGCTGATACTTATGAGTTTTTACCACTCAAAGAGTTGGTTTTACAAAATTAG
- the fliL gene encoding flagellar basal body-associated protein FliL, with protein MAEEETTEEESAPKEKKSSNLLMIIIIVVLILIIIIGAVVAVLLMSGDDEAVDATSAPQAKEKTVSKQSRRSASSALEDTRTLDQIGTLYPLDTFTVNLKSDSGRRYLKVTMSLELEGEELSMELDAKAPVLRDRIIRILSSKTLEEISSKKGKQKVSEQIMDTLNAMLTDGRIKGIYFTEFVIQ; from the coding sequence ATGGCTGAAGAAGAGACAACAGAAGAAGAATCTGCACCCAAAGAGAAAAAATCAAGTAATTTACTGATGATAATCATCATTGTTGTTCTGATACTTATCATTATCATAGGCGCTGTAGTAGCAGTACTTCTTATGAGTGGTGATGACGAGGCTGTAGACGCTACATCTGCTCCACAGGCAAAAGAGAAAACTGTATCAAAACAGAGCCGAAGAAGTGCTTCAAGTGCACTTGAAGACACAAGAACACTTGACCAGATCGGTACGCTTTATCCATTAGACACATTTACGGTAAATTTAAAAAGTGATTCGGGAAGAAGATATCTGAAAGTTACTATGTCCCTTGAACTCGAAGGCGAAGAGTTAAGTATGGAACTCGATGCAAAAGCCCCGGTACTTCGAGACAGAATCATTCGCATACTCTCTTCCAAAACATTAGAAGAAATATCATCAAAGAAAGGGAAACAAAAAGTTTCCGAGCAGATTATGGATACTTTGAATGCCATGCTTACAGATGGTAGAATAAAAGGCATCTATTTTACTGAGTTTGTTATTCAGTAG
- the acpS gene encoding holo-ACP synthase, with amino-acid sequence MIGIDLISVPRMERLLKKFGKKALLRFLCEKEIELVKNGTTASGFWAAKEAFSKALGTGIGADCSFHDIKIYKDKQGAPKIALSRRIIQKFDITQVALSITHDGEFAIAVVTLETSTSADKVKEF; translated from the coding sequence ATGATTGGTATTGACTTGATAAGTGTTCCTCGCATGGAACGCTTGTTAAAGAAGTTTGGCAAGAAAGCGCTTCTTCGGTTTTTATGCGAAAAAGAGATAGAACTTGTAAAAAATGGTACTACTGCCTCTGGATTCTGGGCTGCAAAAGAAGCTTTTTCAAAAGCATTGGGTACGGGAATAGGTGCTGACTGCTCTTTTCATGACATTAAAATATATAAAGACAAACAAGGTGCCCCAAAAATTGCTCTCTCACGCAGGATAATCCAAAAATTCGACATCACACAAGTTGCCCTCTCCATTACTCATGACGGAGAATTTGCAATAGCCGTTGTCACATTGGAGACATCAACCTCCGCCGACAAAGTCAAGGAGTTCTAG
- the thiS gene encoding sulfur carrier protein ThiS → MKVIVNGETREFAEKTTLQEILQKLSLEGKVMAAAVNMNIIKQDSWNNYIIHDGDKLELLDFVGGG, encoded by the coding sequence ATGAAAGTCATTGTAAATGGAGAAACAAGGGAGTTTGCAGAGAAAACGACACTTCAAGAAATCCTTCAAAAATTATCACTTGAAGGAAAAGTCATGGCTGCTGCTGTGAATATGAATATCATCAAACAAGATTCCTGGAACAATTATATCATCCATGACGGAGATAAGCTAGAACTCCTTGACTTTGTCGGCGGAGGTTGA
- a CDS encoding c-type cytochrome: protein MKKIALSAIVALILIGCGDNQSKTQQEVKSTTPVEKVAVAEKPAVPKIEQTAATQEKVTPTVTAPAVTKTEEASKEAAVTVASTAPDGAKLFTACAGCHGTKAEKKALGKSQIIAGWNATKTENALKGYQDGTYGGAMKAVMQGQASKLSDADIKALAEYISKL, encoded by the coding sequence ATGAAAAAAATAGCTTTATCTGCCATTGTGGCACTTATTTTAATAGGATGTGGTGATAATCAATCAAAGACACAACAAGAAGTGAAAAGTACAACACCTGTAGAAAAAGTAGCTGTTGCAGAAAAACCGGCAGTACCAAAAATAGAACAAACAGCTGCTACTCAAGAAAAAGTTACGCCAACAGTAACAGCTCCTGCAGTGACTAAAACTGAAGAAGCATCAAAAGAAGCAGCTGTCACAGTCGCATCTACTGCACCGGATGGAGCGAAACTCTTTACAGCATGTGCAGGTTGTCACGGTACAAAAGCTGAGAAAAAAGCACTTGGTAAATCACAAATAATTGCAGGTTGGAATGCGACTAAGACAGAAAATGCACTAAAAGGCTATCAAGACGGTACATATGGCGGTGCAATGAAAGCAGTGATGCAAGGGCAGGCTTCAAAACTAAGCGATGCTGACATAAAAGCACTGGCTGAGTATATTTCAAAACTTTAG
- a CDS encoding succinyldiaminopimelate transaminase gives MHFEPYPFEKLNDLLKDIIPNKNYTPSVLTIGEPQFETPDFIQKTLCDNTALLKKYPKTTGETELREAMRGFMQRRFHISLTDAEIIPTFGTREVLFNFPQFLLFEKENPVMAYTNPFYQIYEGAAIATRSKVIHLNLDAQNNFKPQINEDELKSCNLVIINFPNNPTTASLSLDELGTWVKLALKYDFILLNDECYSEIYTDKPVPSLLEAAKHVGNEDFKNTLVINSISKRSSAPGLRSGFIAGDAKILKEYMKYRTYVGCASPLPLQATAAAAWSDEAHVAASRKIYQENFHVAQEILGVEIPEATFYLWLHVGDALAFTKKLYKEYNVKVLPGEYLARKNSEGKNPGIGYVRIALVESVEKTKEALTRIKECLGE, from the coding sequence ATGCATTTTGAGCCATATCCATTTGAAAAACTAAATGACCTACTAAAAGACATTATACCAAATAAAAACTATACCCCCTCTGTTTTAACTATTGGTGAGCCGCAGTTCGAGACACCGGACTTTATACAAAAAACACTCTGCGACAATACGGCACTGCTAAAGAAATACCCTAAAACAACAGGTGAAACCGAGCTGCGTGAGGCTATGCGCGGTTTTATGCAGAGACGTTTTCATATCTCACTTACCGATGCTGAGATCATTCCTACTTTTGGAACGCGTGAAGTACTTTTCAATTTCCCGCAATTTCTGCTTTTTGAAAAAGAAAATCCTGTCATGGCATATACAAATCCTTTTTATCAGATCTATGAAGGTGCAGCCATTGCCACTCGCTCCAAAGTCATTCATCTCAATCTCGATGCACAGAACAACTTTAAACCACAAATCAATGAAGATGAGTTAAAAAGCTGTAACCTCGTCATCATTAATTTTCCAAACAACCCCACAACAGCATCACTTTCTCTTGATGAACTCGGTACGTGGGTAAAGCTGGCACTGAAATATGACTTTATTCTTTTAAATGACGAATGCTACAGTGAAATTTACACAGACAAGCCTGTACCTTCTCTGCTTGAAGCGGCAAAACATGTCGGCAATGAAGATTTTAAAAATACCCTTGTAATAAACTCCATCTCCAAACGCTCCTCTGCGCCGGGACTACGTTCCGGATTTATCGCGGGTGATGCAAAGATATTAAAAGAATATATGAAGTACCGTACCTATGTCGGTTGTGCTTCACCGTTGCCGCTGCAGGCAACTGCTGCCGCCGCATGGAGTGATGAAGCCCATGTCGCTGCCTCACGCAAAATATATCAGGAAAATTTCCACGTAGCACAAGAGATACTTGGAGTAGAGATCCCTGAAGCCACTTTCTATCTATGGCTTCATGTCGGCGATGCACTTGCATTTACGAAAAAACTCTACAAAGAGTACAATGTCAAAGTACTGCCCGGAGAGTATCTTGCCCGTAAAAATTCTGAGGGGAAAAATCCTGGAATCGGGTATGTACGGATCGCTCTTGTTGAGAGTGTAGAAAAGACCAAAGAAGCATTAACGCGCATAAAGGAGTGTTTAGGTGAATAA
- the murC gene encoding UDP-N-acetylmuramate--L-alanine ligase: MKIHFIGIGGIGISGLAQYMQYKGHTVSGSDIKETVITKKMRNQGIDVTVPHAASAITDQDLVVHSAIIRPDNPEIVAAKEKGIEVLARREALLKILDDQKVYSVAGAHGKSTTTAILTSIMDGSAIIGAESKAFGSNVRYDENSDMMIFEADESDGSFLNSNPHCAIVINAEPEHMEYYDYNYERFYDSYKTFIKSAKHRVLNAEDPFLATLKDEIDAQWLYPSQDIQNIEYVLLNNEPHTRFTLRDLGSFDVWGFGKHIALDAALAILAAQESMDIETIRQKLLTFKGIKKRFDIISLENDSVIIDDYGHHPTEIKATFESVKEYAQLKGFDKITAIWQPHKYSRTIDNLEEFIKCFEGAAELIILPVWAAGEAPREIDFQEKFKEYNLTMADSIKRANNTITVIKDKEDLETLDKGLIIGFGAGDITYQIRGAS; the protein is encoded by the coding sequence ATGAAAATTCACTTTATTGGCATCGGTGGTATCGGCATCTCCGGGCTTGCACAATACATGCAGTACAAAGGTCATACCGTAAGCGGTTCAGATATAAAAGAGACCGTTATTACCAAAAAAATGCGTAATCAAGGCATTGATGTCACTGTTCCTCACGCAGCTTCTGCCATCACAGATCAGGATTTAGTAGTGCATTCAGCCATCATTCGTCCTGACAATCCTGAAATCGTAGCGGCAAAAGAAAAAGGCATCGAAGTGCTTGCTCGCCGTGAAGCACTGCTCAAGATCTTAGATGATCAAAAAGTATACTCTGTTGCCGGTGCTCACGGTAAAAGTACGACAACTGCCATCCTCACTTCCATCATGGACGGTTCAGCAATAATCGGTGCAGAATCCAAAGCCTTCGGATCAAATGTACGTTATGATGAAAATAGTGATATGATGATATTTGAAGCTGATGAATCCGACGGTAGTTTTTTAAACTCAAATCCGCACTGTGCTATCGTTATCAATGCCGAACCTGAGCATATGGAATACTATGACTACAACTATGAACGTTTTTACGACTCTTACAAGACATTTATAAAGTCAGCGAAACACAGAGTGCTCAATGCAGAAGATCCATTTTTGGCAACACTCAAAGATGAGATCGACGCACAATGGCTCTATCCTTCACAAGATATTCAAAACATAGAGTATGTTCTTCTCAATAATGAACCGCATACACGTTTTACTCTTCGTGACCTTGGCAGTTTTGATGTATGGGGCTTTGGGAAGCATATTGCCCTTGATGCAGCACTTGCAATACTTGCAGCTCAGGAGTCAATGGATATAGAAACGATTCGTCAAAAACTGCTTACTTTCAAAGGCATTAAAAAACGTTTTGACATCATCTCGCTTGAAAACGACAGTGTTATCATTGATGATTACGGCCATCATCCTACAGAGATAAAAGCGACATTTGAATCTGTCAAAGAGTATGCCCAGCTCAAAGGTTTCGATAAGATCACCGCTATTTGGCAGCCGCATAAATACTCTCGAACTATCGATAATCTTGAAGAGTTCATCAAGTGTTTTGAAGGTGCGGCGGAACTTATCATTCTCCCTGTCTGGGCAGCCGGCGAAGCACCACGTGAGATCGACTTTCAAGAGAAGTTTAAAGAGTATAACCTTACGATGGCAGACTCTATCAAGCGAGCCAACAACACTATCACGGTCATTAAAGACAAAGAGGATCTTGAAACACTTGATAAAGGACTTATCATCGGCTTTGGTGCCGGAGATATTACCTACCAGATACGGGGTGCGAGTTAG
- a CDS encoding endonuclease MutS2 → MSVDPKQNKITKLITQLDLTQHISEFESFFSRSHSLYIEGDQELHFRYIKALDALEFNAPPKVADFTEIKLHLKKHGVLNFEQIFELVKVVRYFRYFKNRELEGLIGEWMEKIVTPESFTEIEKYFTHDGKFEENLDETLFGLSQRIKEYKNEMSGALKRMMNSSKLAGYLIDTQVHYINNEECLLVRGGFNHVLKGAVVGRSSGGFFYVAPDAILKTKEKIRYIEQEREAIFYSYAKEFSAKLSELLPFINFIDKEFTKFDNYQARVLFAKSKNMQLVKSQKDSKILLKDFIHPALHNAKPISVDFSKNILMITGVNAGGKTMLLKSILASAFMAKYIIPMKLNDNKSHIGNFKAIEAIIDDPQNVKNDISTFAGRMQQFSRIFEYRSALVGVDEIELGTDSDEAAALFKVILDDLINRGQKVVVTTHHKRLAALMADRDDVELMAAVYDEEARRPTYEFMQGIIGKSYAFETASRYGIANKLVNEAKKVYGDNSEKLSLLIERGSQLERELKQKHKAVDEKLEELQKKERALKEQKDELQKELQRQKAELKREYDLAINEAKKAAREGDTKAIHRAMNKANKKLPREQKEHIKQDVAFNVGDEVKYHSQSGVIVSMKGKDEAIIEANSMKVRVKTKHLKHTKIVKPKPQTNVNLNVTKKAGLKCDLHGMRADEATEVLDKFLNDALINGWDEVLVYHGIGTGKLSYAVKEFLKTHPRVKGFDDAPQHMGGFGAKVVYL, encoded by the coding sequence ATGTCAGTAGATCCAAAACAGAACAAGATCACAAAGCTCATCACGCAGCTTGACCTCACGCAGCACATTAGTGAATTTGAATCATTCTTCTCACGCAGTCATTCTCTCTACATCGAAGGTGATCAGGAACTGCATTTTCGCTACATTAAAGCGCTCGATGCACTTGAGTTCAACGCACCACCGAAGGTTGCAGATTTTACAGAGATAAAACTGCATCTGAAAAAACATGGTGTTCTTAATTTTGAACAGATATTTGAACTTGTCAAAGTTGTGCGCTATTTTCGCTACTTTAAAAATCGTGAGCTTGAAGGGCTCATCGGCGAGTGGATGGAGAAAATTGTCACTCCTGAGAGCTTTACCGAGATAGAGAAATACTTTACCCATGACGGAAAATTTGAAGAGAATCTCGATGAGACGCTCTTTGGACTCTCACAAAGAATAAAAGAGTACAAAAATGAGATGAGCGGCGCACTCAAACGTATGATGAACAGCTCGAAACTTGCCGGCTATCTCATCGACACACAGGTGCACTACATCAACAATGAAGAGTGTCTGCTTGTTCGCGGCGGTTTTAACCATGTCCTCAAAGGTGCCGTTGTCGGACGCAGCAGCGGCGGCTTTTTCTATGTTGCACCTGATGCGATCTTAAAGACAAAAGAGAAGATCCGCTACATCGAGCAGGAGCGTGAAGCTATCTTTTACAGTTATGCAAAAGAGTTCTCTGCAAAACTAAGTGAGCTTCTGCCTTTTATAAACTTCATCGACAAAGAGTTTACAAAGTTCGACAACTATCAGGCACGTGTTTTGTTTGCAAAGAGCAAGAACATGCAGCTTGTCAAGAGTCAAAAAGACTCCAAGATTCTTCTAAAAGATTTTATCCACCCTGCTCTGCATAATGCCAAGCCTATCAGCGTTGATTTTTCAAAAAATATTTTGATGATAACAGGTGTCAATGCCGGTGGTAAGACGATGCTTCTCAAATCAATTCTAGCATCTGCTTTTATGGCAAAATACATCATCCCAATGAAGCTCAATGACAACAAATCGCATATAGGAAATTTCAAAGCTATCGAAGCCATCATCGATGATCCACAAAATGTAAAAAATGACATCTCGACTTTTGCAGGACGTATGCAGCAGTTCTCACGTATCTTTGAATACCGCTCTGCCCTTGTCGGTGTCGATGAGATAGAACTCGGAACAGACTCAGATGAAGCAGCGGCACTTTTTAAGGTAATACTTGACGACTTGATAAATCGCGGACAAAAAGTCGTCGTTACAACCCACCATAAACGTCTCGCCGCCCTTATGGCAGACCGTGACGATGTGGAGTTGATGGCTGCCGTGTATGATGAAGAGGCTCGCCGTCCAACCTATGAGTTCATGCAGGGAATCATTGGGAAAAGCTATGCCTTTGAAACGGCATCACGCTACGGCATTGCCAACAAACTCGTAAACGAAGCCAAAAAAGTCTACGGAGATAATTCTGAAAAACTCTCATTGCTTATTGAACGTGGAAGTCAGCTTGAACGTGAACTCAAACAGAAGCATAAAGCGGTTGATGAAAAACTCGAAGAGCTGCAAAAAAAAGAGCGTGCTTTAAAAGAGCAGAAAGATGAACTGCAAAAAGAGCTCCAACGTCAGAAAGCAGAACTTAAACGTGAGTACGACCTTGCCATAAATGAGGCGAAAAAAGCAGCACGTGAGGGTGACACAAAAGCCATTCACCGTGCCATGAACAAAGCCAATAAAAAACTGCCGCGTGAACAAAAAGAGCATATCAAACAAGACGTAGCCTTCAATGTCGGCGATGAAGTAAAATACCACTCACAAAGCGGTGTAATCGTCTCTATGAAAGGCAAAGACGAAGCTATCATCGAAGCAAACAGTATGAAGGTCCGTGTCAAAACAAAACATCTCAAACACACGAAGATCGTCAAGCCAAAACCACAAACGAATGTCAACCTCAATGTCACAAAAAAAGCAGGGCTGAAATGTGATCTGCATGGCATGCGAGCCGATGAAGCCACAGAAGTGCTTGATAAGTTCTTAAACGATGCCCTCATCAACGGCTGGGATGAAGTACTTGTTTATCACGGTATCGGTACAGGAAAACTCTCCTATGCCGTCAAAGAGTTTCTAAAAACACACCCGAGAGTAAAAGGTTTCGATGACGCGCCACAGCATATGGGTGGATTTGGTGCGAAAGTGGTCTATCTCTAA
- a CDS encoding NAD(P)/FAD-dependent oxidoreductase, whose amino-acid sequence MAKHIAVIGGGASGLMSAILCARAGLEVSLFEQNNKLAKKILVSGNGRCNITNANLSHNDYFSQNPAFVEYALREFGFKAFEKFAASIGLLLDVKEDGRAYPLSNEAKSVAKIFEEYAKSLGVIFHTNAKINSIKEFITKYDALIVATGSRAASHLGGNSDGEEFAREFGHNIIPAYPSLVQLEIDSKFIHKMAGAKVDGEVTLFINYQKELSAKGDILFTNYGISGFAILDISQAASKALLEFSHVAVSLNLLPSLTQQQIASHVSTLTKELPHFTLLDILVGLLPLKIAATILDFLKFPHATKAKDINTKTAKKIANCVNNWRFEIEETHGFRHAEVSGGGIDTNEVNPKTMESLKQKNLYFTGEVLDIVGRRGGYNFAFAWASAYLAAQDIIKK is encoded by the coding sequence ATGGCGAAGCATATAGCTGTTATCGGCGGAGGTGCTTCGGGACTTATGAGTGCCATACTCTGTGCCCGTGCAGGTTTGGAAGTTTCACTTTTTGAGCAGAACAACAAACTTGCCAAAAAGATTCTGGTCTCGGGAAACGGCCGTTGTAATATTACCAACGCAAACCTCTCACACAATGACTATTTTTCCCAAAACCCTGCTTTTGTTGAGTACGCTCTGCGTGAGTTTGGATTTAAAGCATTTGAGAAATTTGCCGCTTCCATAGGGCTTTTGCTTGATGTTAAAGAAGACGGCAGAGCCTATCCACTCTCAAACGAGGCCAAAAGTGTCGCTAAGATATTTGAAGAGTATGCAAAGAGTCTTGGTGTCATCTTTCATACCAATGCCAAGATAAACTCCATTAAAGAGTTTATAACAAAATACGATGCCCTCATAGTCGCTACCGGCTCACGTGCGGCTTCACATCTTGGCGGTAACAGTGACGGAGAGGAGTTTGCACGTGAGTTTGGACACAACATCATCCCTGCTTATCCTTCCCTTGTCCAGCTAGAGATTGATTCCAAGTTTATTCATAAAATGGCAGGTGCCAAAGTTGATGGAGAAGTCACACTCTTTATCAACTATCAAAAAGAACTCAGTGCCAAAGGCGACATCCTCTTTACGAACTACGGTATCTCCGGTTTTGCCATTTTAGATATCTCGCAGGCAGCATCCAAAGCACTGTTGGAATTTTCTCATGTTGCTGTTTCACTTAATCTGCTTCCAAGCCTCACGCAGCAGCAGATCGCAAGTCATGTATCCACTCTTACAAAAGAACTGCCGCACTTTACACTTTTGGATATTTTAGTCGGTCTTCTGCCATTGAAAATCGCTGCAACTATTTTAGACTTTTTAAAATTTCCTCACGCAACTAAAGCCAAAGATATTAATACAAAAACAGCCAAAAAAATTGCCAACTGTGTGAATAACTGGCGATTTGAAATCGAAGAGACGCATGGTTTTCGTCACGCAGAGGTCAGCGGCGGTGGCATTGACACCAATGAAGTCAATCCAAAAACCATGGAATCACTCAAACAAAAGAATCTTTACTTTACAGGAGAAGTGCTCGATATCGTCGGCAGACGCGGCGGCTACAACTTCGCTTTTGCATGGGCATCTGCTTATTTGGCCGCGCAAGATATAATCAAAAAATAA
- a CDS encoding LemA family protein, with translation MSTPLIILIVLAIILVLMYNSLVAKKNQVENIFASVDTQLKKRYDLIPNLVASVSKYMDHEKSLLEEVTKLRSEANRPNISDKQKMNLDAKITKALGSIMIAVENYPDLKANENVMHLQRSLNEVEEQIAAARRAYNQAVTDYNNALEMIPTNIMASMMGYKEKDVFEITEDERKNVNVGELFSK, from the coding sequence ATGTCAACACCTCTTATTATTCTCATAGTACTGGCAATCATTCTCGTTTTGATGTACAACTCTCTTGTTGCAAAGAAAAATCAGGTTGAAAATATCTTCGCATCTGTTGATACACAGCTTAAAAAACGCTACGACCTCATCCCGAATCTTGTCGCTTCGGTTTCAAAATATATGGATCATGAAAAGTCTCTTCTTGAAGAGGTGACAAAGCTCAGAAGTGAAGCCAACAGACCGAATATCTCCGATAAACAGAAGATGAACCTCGATGCAAAAATCACAAAAGCACTCGGTTCCATTATGATAGCCGTTGAGAACTATCCTGACTTAAAAGCCAATGAAAATGTAATGCACCTGCAGCGCTCTTTAAATGAAGTAGAAGAGCAGATAGCGGCAGCCAGACGTGCTTATAACCAGGCCGTTACAGATTACAACAATGCGTTAGAGATGATTCCGACAAATATCATGGCATCTATGATGGGTTACAAAGAAAAAGATGTCTTTGAGATCACAGAAGATGAGAGAAAAAATGTCAATGTAGGTGAGTTGTTTTCTAAATAA
- a CDS encoding DUF3137 domain-containing protein has translation MKTISELTDFYYKTLYPVLQELEEDRKALKQRVISFASVYIIAVALIALSIYKYVDIDMLFFMGVFALAGFGWLYRFLVSDYTSDFKQRVIAPLIHEIDENLDYLPELHVPVANFNRSKLFTSRPDRVSGNDYVRGKIDGIDIAFSDFHAEKRHKDSKGRESWTTIFQGLFIISDFHKTFHGETVILPDYAQSTFGDLIGSWLQTNNFSRKQLVKMDSPEFEKAFVVYGTDQVEARYILTHTLMQKLLNYKKRSKHPLYVSFIRGKIYMAIEYNDDMFEPAVFRSLLNYKIAMQYLATLHLAIGIVEELKLNQKLWSKK, from the coding sequence ATGAAAACTATCAGCGAACTTACAGACTTCTACTACAAAACCCTCTACCCTGTACTTCAGGAGCTGGAGGAAGACAGAAAAGCACTCAAACAAAGAGTCATCAGCTTTGCGAGTGTCTATATCATCGCTGTTGCCCTTATCGCACTCTCAATTTATAAATATGTTGATATTGATATGCTCTTTTTTATGGGTGTTTTTGCACTTGCAGGTTTTGGCTGGCTCTATCGTTTTTTAGTTAGTGACTATACCAGTGATTTCAAACAAAGGGTTATAGCACCGCTTATTCACGAAATAGATGAAAATCTTGACTATCTTCCTGAACTCCATGTTCCTGTTGCAAATTTCAACCGCTCAAAACTCTTTACCTCCCGACCTGACCGTGTGAGCGGAAATGACTATGTTCGTGGCAAAATAGATGGAATCGATATTGCATTTTCCGACTTTCACGCAGAGAAACGTCATAAAGATTCTAAAGGCAGAGAGTCATGGACGACAATCTTTCAAGGACTGTTTATTATCTCGGATTTTCATAAAACATTTCATGGAGAAACTGTCATACTACCCGACTACGCCCAGTCTACTTTTGGAGACCTCATCGGCTCATGGCTGCAGACAAATAACTTCTCACGTAAGCAGCTTGTCAAAATGGACTCGCCAGAATTTGAAAAAGCATTCGTCGTCTACGGGACAGATCAGGTAGAAGCGCGATACATCCTCACGCATACATTGATGCAAAAACTTTTAAACTACAAAAAACGTTCAAAACACCCGCTATATGTCTCTTTCATCCGCGGAAAAATCTATATGGCCATCGAATATAACGACGATATGTTCGAGCCGGCTGTTTTTCGTTCACTTTTAAACTATAAAATAGCAATGCAGTACTTAGCAACCCTGCACCTTGCCATCGGCATTGTAGAAGAGTTGAAACTCAATCAAAAACTGTGGAGTAAAAAATGA
- a CDS encoding YtfJ family protein, producing the protein MKIKVTLIALMAVANLFALNVGEKPKEVVIEKENGGLVKDGSPWNSNMLKEKVYVMFYVDPDEKDLNEDFSQALKAKEYRKKGDFGSLAVINLAATWKPNFIIESILKGKQKEFPKTIYVKDKNKVLVNEWDIADDNSDIIIFDKSGKVIFYKAGKMNDEDMQQAFQLIEENI; encoded by the coding sequence ATGAAAATAAAAGTAACACTCATAGCCCTCATGGCCGTTGCAAATCTCTTTGCACTGAATGTTGGAGAGAAACCAAAAGAGGTCGTCATAGAGAAAGAGAACGGCGGGCTTGTCAAAGACGGTTCCCCATGGAACTCCAATATGCTTAAAGAAAAAGTCTATGTAATGTTCTACGTCGATCCCGATGAAAAAGATCTCAATGAAGATTTTTCGCAAGCACTCAAAGCCAAAGAGTACAGGAAAAAAGGCGACTTCGGCAGTCTTGCCGTTATCAATCTAGCTGCGACATGGAAGCCAAACTTCATCATCGAGTCTATCTTAAAAGGCAAGCAAAAAGAGTTTCCAAAAACCATCTATGTCAAAGACAAAAACAAAGTTCTCGTCAATGAGTGGGATATTGCCGATGACAACTCCGACATCATCATCTTTGACAAAAGCGGCAAAGTGATTTTTTACAAAGCAGGAAAAATGAACGATGAAGATATGCAGCAGGCATTTCAACTTATAGAGGAAAACATATAA